One segment of Panicum virgatum strain AP13 chromosome 3K, P.virgatum_v5, whole genome shotgun sequence DNA contains the following:
- the LOC120698915 gene encoding cysteine-tryptophan domain-containing zinc finger protein 5-like, giving the protein MGAGAGEMLGPHGDMACEEGELELEEGEAAPGGADGYGRYGNGGGGGELFDPDAISYIDEKVQRLLGHFRKKFDGPITFENLGPLYGKSGSFLPAYLAFPQYRSSADPLNYASASRSPYLSTEAAQKNHFVKTKLDTSRKSDYYQISNECNGNLSGQMLNRAINYSEQKAPKIRIKVNNNKCLARSTAAIYSGLGLDISPSSSTEDNLDGTAGAPVPEVLPDESPRTIFEIMTCHFIPGGHLLSPLTGNVLELRQKPKAVIKHEAPEFHDGKAELHRGRGQTASARLDIKDKNAKEVKYDEKKDRVPKFKSSKCRVNKPSAVNKGTRPHVHNVSDDTGSDFLPTIIIKTENSVESEKFTGEISDQMQGSKKGPLKGHVSDKNKDSKKEPSLDHRFSYKNSYNSEEYNNQHSISSSHLESIPSKTLSLERDKETAVHVKQEVSQYKSMEMRSLFSAESVELEGNVDRNYSGPIKGKNKKVSSSQAALSGKKLKFKAQKQLNDDRDRKSHGEDQDYALDHRIDLANSYPKDKSVKLEKKTISFGENGNKSGVGNGGELKISTLFDNKSDPLPLVYRNGTAESSTALTVPAPIVINEQWVCCDKCENWRLLPYGMNPDILPKKWRCSMQSWLLGMNSCKITEDETTRALRALYMVPAPENNIKDGGHDATAGIVAAITPTLNGNIQYISISGKLKGSHDGANVENTFDLADMSKPSKKPHVPSSRKPDGVDCFPKLKEKRKIAESSDKGEIVEKDQSNPMRSSVGVDRDNLRASKKMKKESNGPVMKHQPLEFEINKSSPPANVILKDMQKRSGISPGMGKYGSSSENSGLPDSSIKKRKLKRRQSNQHDHDPGHSNADINVKQNIVGTSVVKKKPMPELKLSKTDRTAAHSRDTFAETDDVRISADRECLSEQHQENTCFQYPLLSESSTRRNAGHAQTSTAATSSSSKVSNSHECKVVSQEMRASPVDSVSSSPLRTSDKNPLDKHRSYSRAEAENVHSQESGKKGSSYSNRNTAVGSDSDQAKAHVSGLFNGDTGQHVQNDRELLKDKQDLTNACLINKCSGLSIKNVQLNPERKVNRDALSLHDKRDHKQPTGRQNGKTPPHFDSNRSDHANLTYGDIKPDNILHSDLKINPSTVKGSKQHQLLNNASNGDASYKENRIEKSVIENLETRKQVTDDGDASNLINASVLLKEARDLKHLSKRLKGKGDDFESTSMCFEAGLKFLHVASLREGPTVDSSKQGDSVQAMKLYSETGNLCVFCASEFERLKKMANAALAYKCVEVAYMKAAFFKHPGAIKDRHALQAASLMVPPAESPSSSASDIDNLNIQSTVAKAVSARGVYSPQIASNPISRNNHHLMGLLSYAEDINNAFEGTRKSRNSFSAYLSGIGKGKVNGVSLVKEVLDFSFHDVKGLLQLIRHSLEFINRDSVK; this is encoded by the exons ATGGGCGCCGGCGCGGGAGAGATGCTGGGGCCGCACGGGGACATGGCGTGCGAGGAGGGGGAGCTCGAGCtggaggagggcgaggcggcccccggcggcgcggacgggTATGGCCGCTACGgtaacggcggcggcggcggcgagctctttGATCCGGACGCGATCTCCTACATA GACGAAAAAGTTCAAAGATTGTTGGGCCATTTCCGTAAGAAATTTGATGGCCCAATAACTTTTGAGAATTTGG GGCCGCTATATGGGAAAAGTGGTTCGTTCTTGCCAGCATACCTGGCCTTTCCTCAATATAGGAGCTCTGCAGATCCACTGAACTATGCCAGTGCCTCTAGATCACCATATTTGTCAACAGAG GCTGCACAAAAGAACCATTTTGTTAAGACCAAATTAGACACCAGCAGGAAAAGTGACTACTATCAAATATCCAATGAGTGCAATGGTAATCTCTCAGGACAGATGTTAAACAGAGCAATCAATTATTCTGAGCAGAAAGCACCGAAAATACGTATCAAGGTGAATAACAATAAATGTTTGGCAAGAAGTACTGCTGCTATATACAGTGGTTTGGGCCTTGACATTTCCCCATCATCATCCACGGAAGACAACCTAGATGGGACTGCTGGGGCTCCGGTGCCTGAAGTTTTGCCTGATGAATCTCCACGTACCATTTTTGAG ATAATGACCTGCCATTTTATTCCTGGAGGTCACTTGCTCTCACCCCTCACAGGAAATGTTCTGGAACTGAGACAAAAGCCTAAAGCTGTGATAAAACATGAAGCACCTGAATTTCATGATGGCAAAGCAGAATTGCACAGAGGTCGGGGCCAAACAGCCTCTGCTAGGCTGGATATCAAAGATAAGAATGCCAAGGAAGTCAAGTATGATGAAAAGAAAGATAGGGTTCCCAAATtcaagagttcaaaatgcagagTTAACAAGCCATCTGCTGTGAATAAGGGAACCAGGCCTCATGTGCATAATGTTTCAGATGATACTGGTTCAGATTTCTTACCTACAATCATCATAAAGACAGAAAATTCAGTCGAGTCTGAAAAATTTACTGGTGAGATTTCAGATCAAATGCAGGGATCAAAGAAGGGTCCGTTAAAAGGACACGTTAGTGACAAAAACAAAGACAGTAAGAAAGAACCTTCACTTGATCATAGATTTTCATATAAAAACAGTTATAACTCTGAAGAGTACAACAATCAACATTCTATCAGTTCTAGTCACCTTGAAAGCATTCCTAGCAAAACTTTGTCGCTGGAGAGGGACAAGGAAACAGCAGTGCATGTAAAACAGGAAGTATCTCAGTACAAAAGTATGGAAATGAGAAGCCTGTTTAGTGCAGAATCCGTGGAGTTGGAAGGAAATGTTGATAGAAATTATTCAGGGCCGATAAAAGGGAAGAACAAGAAAGTTTCCTCTTCGCAAGCTGCCCTGTCTGGGAAGAAGCTCAAGTTCAAGGCACAGAAACAATTGAATGATGACAGAGACAGAAAATCTCATGGTGAAGATCAAGATTATGCTTTGGACCATAGAATTGATTTGGCTAATTCATATCCAAAAGATAAGAGTGTGAAGCTTGAGAAAAAGACCATTTCATTTGGGGAGAATGGTAACAAATCAGGAGTTGGAAATGGTGGTGAGCTCAAGATCTCTACCTTGTTTGATAACAAATCAGATCCTTTGCCGTTAGTATATAGGAATGGGACTGCAGAATCATCCACAGCCCTGACTGTGCCAGCACCTATTGTAATAAATGAACAATGGGTGTGCTGCGACAAGTGTGAGAATTGGCGCCTTTTACCCTATGGGATGAATCCAGATATACTTCCCAAAAAATGGCGGTGTAGCATGCAGAGTTGGCT GCTTGGAATGAATAGCTGCAAAATAACTGAAGATGAGACCACAAGAGCCCTTCGTGCTCTTTATATGGTTCCTGCACCTGAAAATAATATTAAGGATGGTGGTCATGATGCTACGGCAGGCATAGTCGCAGCTATTACTCCAACTTTGAATGGAAATATACAGTACATCAGTATATCGGGGAAGTTGAAAGGTTCCCATGATGGAGCCAATGTAGAAAATACTTTTGACTTGGCTGATATGTCAAAGCCCTCAAAGAAGCCACATGTTCCTTCCAGTAGAAAACCTGATGGTGTTGATTGCTTCCCTAAACTCAAGGAAAAACGGAAGATAGCAGAATCATCAGATAAAG GAGAAATTGTTGAAAAAGATCAGTCAAATCCAATGAGGAGTAGTGTAGGGGTTGATCGTGATAACCTGAGAGCatcaaagaaaatgaagaaagaATCCAATGGCCCTGTGATGAAGCATCAGCCCTTGGAGTTTGAAATAAACAAAAGTAGTCCTCCAGCCAATGTGATTCTGAAAGACATGCAGAAGCGTAGTGGTATTTCACCTGGCATGGGAAAGTATGGTTCATCTTCAGAAAACTCTGGTCTTCCAGATTCGTCTATTAAGAAGAGAAAATTGAAAAGAAGGCAGTCAAACCAGCATGATCATGACCCAGGGCATAGCAATGCCGACATAAATGTAAAACAAAATATTGTTGGAACTAGTGTTGTGAAGAAAAAACCCATGCCAGAACTGAAGTTGTCAAAGACAGATAGGACAGCGGCCCATTCTAGAGACACATTTGCTGAAACTGATGATGTTAGAATATCTGCTGACAGAGAGTGTTTAAGTGAGCAACATCAAGAAAATACCTGTTTCCAGTATCCATTGCTATCTGAAAGCTCCACAAGGAGGAATGCAGGTCATGCCCAAACATCTACAGCGGCCACTTCGAGTTCATCCAAGGTGTCTAACTCCCACGAGTGTAAAGTTGTTTCTCAGGAAATGAGGGCCTCACCTGTAGACTCAGTTTCTTCCTCACCCTTGAGAACTTCGGATAAGAATCCTTTGGATAAACATAGAAGCTATTCACGGGCAGAAGCAGAAAATGTGCATTCTCAGGAGTCAGGGAAGAAAGGTTCTTCATACTCCAACAGAAACACAGCCGTTGGATCTGATTCTGATCAAGCTAAGGCTCATGTTTCTGGTTTATTCAATGGAGACACAGGCCAGCATGTTCAGAATGATAGGGAGTTGCTGAAAGATAAACAAGACTTGACGAATGCATGCCTTATAAACAAGTGTTCTGGGCTCAGTATTAAAAATGTCCAGTTGAATCCTGAACGTAAAGTTAATCGAGATGCCCTGTCATTACATGATAAACGTGATCACAAGCAACCAACAGGCCGACAGAATGGGAAAACACCGCCCCATTTTGATTCAAACCGAAGCGACCATGCAAACTTGACTTATGGGGATATTAAGCCTGATAATATACTACATAGTGACCTGAAAATAAATCCATCTACAGTCAAAGGAAGCAAGCAGCATCAATTATTAAACAATGCATCAAATGGTGATGCCTCTTACAAGGAAAACCGAATAGAAAAGTCTGTTATTGAAAATTTGGAAACTAGGAAGCAAGTAACTGATGATGGTGATGCTTCAAATCTAATAAATGCTTCTGTTCTGCTGAAGGAAGCTCGAGATTTGAAGCACTTGTCTAAACGTCTGAAG GGAAAAGGGGATGACTTTGAGAGTACAAGCATGTGCTTTGAGGCGGGTCTGAAATTTCTCCATGTTGCTTCTCTACGGGAGGGTCCAACTGTTGATAGCTCCAAACAAGGGGATTCTGTACAAGCTATGAAACTATATTCTGAAACAGGAAACCTTTGTGT ATTCTGCGCTTCAGAATTTGAGCGACTTAAGAAAATGGCGAATGCTGCATTGGCATATAAATGTGTGGAAGTGGCGTATATGAAGGCAGCTTTCTTTAAAcatcctggtgcaattaaagatAGGCATGCATTGCAGGCAGCATCTTTGATGGTTCCTCCAG cCGAGTCTCCATCATCTTCTGCTTCAGATATTGATAACTTAAATATCCAGAGCACAGTTGCTAAGGCTGTTTCTGCAAGGGGTGTATACTCTCCTCAGATTGCTAGCAATCCCATATCTCGGAACAATCATCACTTGATGGGATTGCTTTCTTAT GCAGAGGACATAAATAATGCATTCGAGGGAACCAGAAAATCTCGAAATTCATTTTCTGCTTATCTTTCTGGTATTGGAAAGGGTAAGGTGAACGGTGTTTCTCTTGTGAAGGAAGTACTTGATTTCAGTTTTCATGACGTCAAGGGATTGCTGCAACTGATTCGTCATTCACTGGAGTTTATCAACCGTGATAGTGTTAAATAG